A single genomic interval of Wolbachia endosymbiont of Diaphorina citri harbors:
- a CDS encoding IS481 family transposase, which translates to MSTIQTKILKPKLGLLELAKQLGNVSQACKVMGYSRDTFYRFKELYENGGEEALHEISKKKPLMANRVSEDMERAVVNIATEFPAYGQQRAANELRKRGIIISEGGVRSVWLRNDLETFKKRLRALEAKVMQDGIILTEEQLAALEKVKEQREAHGEIETEHPGYLGSQDTYYVGNIKGIGRIYQQTFIDTYSRVAFAKLYTDKTAITAADLLNDRVIPFFDVQSVPLLRILTDRGTEYCGKPENHAYQLYLGIENIDHSRTKANSPQTNGICERFHKTMQDECYNIIFRKKIYNSLEDLQIDVDHWLRSYNETRPHSGKYCYGKTPTQTFLNSKHIAFQKNISSMKQETDISFNYLNSSVS; encoded by the coding sequence ATGAGTACGATACAAACAAAAATACTAAAGCCGAAACTAGGATTGCTAGAGCTAGCAAAACAGCTTGGAAATGTGTCTCAAGCATGCAAGGTTATGGGATATTCAAGGGATACATTTTATAGATTCAAAGAACTATATGAAAATGGAGGAGAAGAAGCGCTGCATGAGATAAGCAAGAAAAAACCACTTATGGCAAACAGAGTCTCTGAAGACATGGAAAGAGCTGTAGTTAATATTGCAACAGAATTTCCTGCATATGGACAACAAAGAGCTGCAAATGAACTGAGAAAAAGGGGCATAATAATCTCTGAAGGTGGAGTGAGATCTGTATGGCTGAGAAATGACCTTGAGACCTTCAAAAAAAGACTGAGGGCTCTTGAGGCAAAAGTTATGCAAGATGGAATAATTCTAACAGAGGAGCAACTTGCGGCTTTAGAAAAAGTTAAAGAACAAAGGGAAGCACATGGTGAAATTGAAACAGAGCATCCAGGTTATTTAGGTTCTCAAGATACTTATTATGTAGGCAACATCAAGGGTATAGGAAGAATCTATCAGCAAACTTTTATTGATACTTATTCGAGAGTGGCTTTTGCTAAGCTTTATACAGATAAAACTGCTATTACCGCTGCTGACTTGCTGAATGATAGAGTAATACCATTTTTTGATGTACAAAGCGTGCCATTATTGCGCATTTTGACCGATAGAGGTACAGAATATTGTGGCAAACCAGAGAATCACGCTTATCAGTTATACTTAGGAATCGAAAATATTGATCACTCAAGAACTAAAGCCAATTCTCCGCAAACTAATGGCATATGCGAGAGATTCCATAAGACTATGCAAGATGAGTGTTACAATATTATTTTTCGCAAGAAAATCTACAATTCTTTGGAAGATCTGCAGATAGATGTTGATCATTGGTTGCGTTCTTATAATGAGACAAGGCCTCATTCAGGCAAATATTGCTATGGCAAAACGCCTACTCAGACTTTTCTTAATAGCAAACACATTGCTTTTCAGAAAAATATTAGTAGCATGAAACAAGAGACTGATATTAGTTTTAACTACCTCAATTCTTCTGTCAGTTAA
- a CDS encoding contractile injection system protein, VgrG/Pvc8 family yields MGNSKGYKETGIFPMGIYTVNEVTIQGPPKTLLIKAHATNLRISLKAKVSKEWHQITIENLVKEIAQKHGYGHKVAEEFKNVLIPHINQADESDISLLTKIATEREAMAKLAGGYILFISKNMAKSATGKALGTTTIIPQDTINWKVHFTVRDKYNSVVAKWYSYEKGETIKETVGSGEPSYIMLELYSNAESALSAANAKLKQLKRNNETLDITMPGNPELFAEAKLNLIGFNQAVDSEWIVNRAEHTLNSSGYLTMLSASLSK; encoded by the coding sequence ATGGGTAATAGTAAGGGTTATAAGGAAACGGGAATCTTTCCAATGGGTATATATACAGTCAACGAAGTTACGATACAAGGTCCACCTAAGACTCTATTAATCAAAGCTCATGCAACAAATTTAAGAATATCTTTAAAAGCAAAGGTATCAAAAGAATGGCATCAAATTACCATAGAAAACTTAGTGAAAGAAATAGCTCAAAAACATGGATATGGACATAAAGTTGCTGAGGAATTTAAGAATGTATTGATACCCCATATTAATCAGGCAGATGAAAGTGATATAAGTCTGTTAACAAAGATCGCAACAGAGCGTGAAGCAATGGCAAAATTAGCTGGTGGGTATATATTGTTTATTTCAAAAAATATGGCAAAATCAGCCACAGGAAAAGCTTTAGGAACAACTACTATTATACCTCAAGACACAATTAATTGGAAAGTGCATTTTACCGTACGTGATAAGTATAATTCAGTAGTAGCAAAATGGTATAGCTATGAAAAAGGTGAAACTATTAAAGAAACAGTTGGTAGCGGTGAACCAAGTTATATTATGCTGGAACTTTACTCAAATGCAGAGTCAGCACTAAGTGCAGCAAATGCCAAGTTAAAACAATTGAAACGTAACAATGAAACTTTAGATATAACTATGCCTGGTAATCCAGAGTTATTTGCAGAAGCTAAACTTAATCTTATAGGTTTCAATCAAGCAGTAGATAGTGAATGGATAGTTAATAGAGCGGAGCATACTTTAAATAGCTCAGGTTACCTTACTATGTTGTCAGCATCTTTGAGTAAGTGA
- a CDS encoding ankyrin repeat domain-containing protein: protein MDKLGQDTKNKLHFWWLITVIVCIIATYSYMRAKAVDNYKTILRIASQNCNLETVKFSVKNLLDIDTHMPKLTALHYAAEGGCLEIVRFLIDEGVNVNIINKYGSTALHNAAYYGDLRIIKFLLEKGANPNIINDDGKKPRNVAVLRSRHNKDKPYDQIIKLLAEAEDQYESTKSNH, encoded by the coding sequence ATGGATAAATTGGGTCAAGATACAAAAAACAAGCTGCATTTTTGGTGGCTTATAACAGTAATAGTATGTATTATTGCTACCTATTCCTACATGAGGGCAAAAGCTGTAGATAATTATAAAACGATATTACGCATTGCTTCTCAAAATTGTAACTTAGAGACTGTAAAATTCTCAGTAAAAAATTTATTAGATATTGATACACACATGCCTAAGTTAACTGCGTTACATTACGCTGCAGAAGGGGGATGTTTAGAGATAGTTAGGTTTTTAATAGATGAGGGAGTTAACGTAAACATTATTAACAAGTATGGAAGCACAGCACTACATAATGCTGCATATTATGGTGATTTAAGGATTATCAAATTTTTGCTAGAAAAAGGCGCTAATCCTAACATTATAAACGATGATGGAAAAAAACCTAGAAATGTAGCTGTGTTAAGGTCAAGGCACAACAAAGACAAGCCCTACGATCAAATAATAAAGTTACTTGCAGAAGCAGAGGATCAATACGAATCAACAAAAAGTAATCACTAA
- a CDS encoding patatin-like phospholipase family protein, protein MIKYILSVDGGGIRGIIPAIILAEIEKRTRRTIAEIFHLMAGTSTGGIVIAGLCKKDKQGNPQYSANDLVELYQKYGSYIFKSSFFRRSILSWFNCAQYPHKNIEFVLDKYFGDDTLQNTLNNVLLTSYDIQNNCPFFFKSWKEGNIKLKDALRAATAAPTYFAPKYLKINHKEMVLVDGGVFANNPAACAYASGKRLFPNDDILLLSIGTGRTDRSIEYANSKRFGKIGWIKPLLSVMFASGLDCVNYQMNQVIGNRYVRIQSQLKLASADMDNITSKNIKFLQQEANAMIEDNQKVIEKFCIEILNI, encoded by the coding sequence ATGATTAAATATATTTTATCCGTTGACGGAGGAGGCATAAGGGGCATAATACCAGCCATAATATTAGCAGAAATAGAAAAAAGAACAAGAAGAACTATAGCTGAAATCTTTCACTTAATGGCAGGAACCTCAACCGGTGGAATTGTTATAGCAGGATTATGTAAAAAAGATAAACAAGGAAATCCTCAATATTCAGCCAATGATTTAGTCGAGCTTTACCAAAAATACGGGTCATATATTTTTAAGTCTTCATTCTTCCGGCGATCAATATTATCTTGGTTTAACTGTGCACAATACCCACATAAAAATATTGAATTTGTATTGGACAAATATTTTGGTGATGATACTCTACAAAACACTTTAAATAATGTACTGCTTACCAGTTACGACATTCAGAATAATTGCCCATTTTTCTTCAAAAGCTGGAAAGAAGGTAATATTAAGCTGAAAGATGCACTCAGAGCTGCAACGGCTGCACCTACTTACTTTGCACCTAAATATCTTAAAATCAACCACAAGGAAATGGTATTAGTGGATGGCGGGGTATTTGCAAATAATCCAGCGGCTTGTGCATATGCAAGTGGTAAGAGGTTATTTCCAAATGATGATATTCTACTGTTATCGATAGGTACTGGAAGAACAGATAGAAGCATAGAGTATGCCAATTCAAAGAGATTTGGAAAAATAGGCTGGATAAAACCTTTGTTAAGTGTGATGTTTGCCTCTGGATTGGACTGCGTAAATTATCAGATGAATCAAGTAATAGGCAATAGATACGTAAGAATACAATCGCAATTGAAGCTAGCGTCGGCTGACATGGATAACATTACATCAAAAAATATCAAATTTCTTCAACAGGAGGCAAATGCAATGATAGAAGATAATCAGAAAGTGATAGAGAAATTCTGTATAGAAATATTAAATATATAA